From the genome of Corallococcus soli:
CGGTGACGGTGGAGGGGGAGGGCGCCTCCATCGCGGTGCAGGCGGAGCTCACCGGCATCAACGGCGAAACCGTCGCGAAGGTGGCGTCGACGGCGACGGGCGCGAAGACGGTGAAGGCGTCGGTGAAGGACCTGAACGGAAAGACGGTGCCGCTCACCGCCACCGCCACGGTGGAGTTCATCGACCCCGCGACCACGCGGCTCGCGTTCAAGCAGGCCCTGCCGGATGGCGTGGCGGGCGTTGCGCTGGGCGGCCTGGAGGTGGTCCTCCAGGATGCCAGCGGGCAGCCCATCACCGACGGCACGGCGGACGTGACGCTGTCGCTGGGCTCCGGGGGCGTCGTCTTCCCGGAGGGCCTGCTGACGGTCACGGCGGTGGATGGCGTGGCGCGCTTTCCGGACGTGGTGCTGAAGCGGGCGGGCGCCAACTACCACTTCATCGCGAGCGCCCCCGGCTTCGAGCCGGCCTCAAGCACCTCCTTCAAGGTGGTCCCCAACGTACCGGCGGCCCTGGCCTACAACACGCTGCTGGAGTCCGCGGTGGCGGGCGTGGCGCAGGACCTCCAGGTGACGGTGCAGGACGCGTACTTCAACACGGTGACGGACTACACGGGCACGGTGACGTTGACGTCCACGGACTCCGCCGCGAGCCTCCCCGCGGCCCATGCGTACACGGCCGCGGATGAGGGGCTGCATACCTTCGCGGGCATCACCTTCCAGACCGCCGGAAGCCAGCGGCTCATGATTGACGATGGCACGAGCGCCATCGCGTTCACCCTGCATGTGGACGTGGCCGCCGGGCCTCCCGCGAAACTCGTCTTCACGCAGCTGCCCACGCCCGTGTCGACGCGCGCGCCCCTGGGCCCCGTGCTGGTCCAGTTGGAGGACGCCTTCAGAAACGTGGTCCGGGTGAGCACGCCGACGGTGAAGCTGTCGCTGCCCCAGGCGGGCTTCACGCTGGCGGGCACGACGGAGGCGGTGCCGGTGGACGGCGTCGCGACGTTCACGACGCTGAGCGTGGCGGGCCATGGCCTCACGCACCTGGTGGCCTCCGCGGACGGGCTGCCGGACGCGAGCAGCGCTGACATCGAGGTGGTGGACGACGTGCCGCCCACGAAGCCGGTGCTGACGCAGACGGCGGCGACGGAGACGGGCCTCACGGTGCAGTGGACGGGCGTGGGCGATGACGGCACCCAGGGACCGCTGACCGCGCAGGAGCTTCGTTACGCCACGGCGCCCATCGATTCGGACGCGGCCTTCGAGGCGGGGACCCTGGTGGACAGCGGCAGCCCGGTGCCTCCGGGCTCGGTGCAGTCCGCGACGCTGACGGGCCTGACGGCGGGCACGACGTACCATGTGGCGCTGAAGGTGACGGACAAGCGGGGCAACGCCACGCGGTCGGACAGCCTCGCGGTATCCACGGTGAATCCGCAGGTGACGCAGCTGGCGTTCGTGTCGCAGCCGGCGGGTGGCAGGGCGGGCACGGCACTCGCGGACGTGCTCGTGGCGCTCCAGGACGCGCGCGGCGACGTCGTCACCACCGCCAGCTCGGTGGTGACGCTGACGCTGACGGGGCAGCCCTCCTTCCCGTCGGTGGCGGTGGCGGCGGTCAACGGCGTGGCCACGTTCCAGGGGCTGCGCGTGGACACGGCGGACACGTTCACGTTCACCGCCACCGTGGGGGCGCTCAGCCTGGAGAGCCAGTCCTTCACCATGGGCGCGGGGCCGGCGGCGGAGCTGGTGTTGTCGCACTTCAACGACCCGGTCGACGCGGGCAGCGCGCAGGAGTTGAGCGTGGCGGTGACGGATGCCTTCGGCAACCTGCTGCGGGACTACGCGGGCACGGTGCGCTTCACGTCCACGGACGCGCAGGCGGTGCTGCCCCCGGACACGACCTTCACCCCGGTCGACGAAGGCCAGAAGCTCCTCACGGGGCTGGTGTTCAAGACGGCGGGGGCGCAGTCCCTCACCGGGACGGACACCGCCACGCCGGCCCTCACCGCCACGGTGGACGTCGACGTGCGCTCCACGTCGGCCGTGTCCTTCGAGGTCATCGCGGCCGCGGGCCCGTTCGTCGCGGGTCACGGCTTGAGCTACGAGCTGGTGGCGCGGGACACCTACGGCAACGTCGCGAAGGACTACGCCTCCACGGTGACGTTCACGTCCACCGACGGCCAGGCGGTGCTGCCCGGCGCCTACACGTTCACCCTGGTGGACGAGGGCCGGCACACGTTCAGCGTGGAGCTGTACACCTCTGGTGACCAGGAGGTCGTCGCGGAGGACGTGGCGGAGGGCGCGCTGAAGGGCTCGCACACCTATTCCATCGTGCCGGCGGCGCTCGACACGCTGGTGCTCGTCTCCGCGCCCACGACGGGTTCGGTGAGGCAGGCGCTGGCGGACGTGCATGTGGCGCTGCGGGATGCGTACGGCAACACCGTCAGCGACACCCCGACGGACGTGACGCTGGGGCTCGCGGGCGGAAGCTTCTCCCAGGCCAACCCCACCCAGACCACCGTGGATGGCGTGGCGACCTTCGCGGGCCTCGTCGTGGAGGCCGAGGGCACGTACCAGCTTGAAGCCGAAGGGGGCGGCCTGCCGGTCGCCACGTCCGGGGACCTTGTCATCACCGACGTGGTGGCTCCGGCCGCCGCGCAGGGCTTCACGGCGACCGCGTTGTCCGGCTCCAGCATCCGCGTGGGCTGGGCGGCCCCGGGCGACGACGGCGACCTGGGCACGGCAACGCGGTACGAGCTGCGCTACGCCACGGCGGCCATCACCGACGCGACGTTCGACGCGGCGACGGAGGCGACGGGCGTGGGCACGCCCCAGGCGCCGGGTACGGCGGAGTCCTTCACCGTCTCCGGCCTGGATGCGGCGACGACGTACTTCTTCGCCCTGAAGACGTTCGACGGCGCGGGCAACGGCAGTGCGCTCGCTACCACGAGCAGCGGCACCACCAACCCGTGCACCGGCGTCGTGTGCACTCCGAATGACCCTTCCTGCGCGGAGGACGGCACGTCGTTGGAGGTGCCCACGGCGGTGTGCGTGGTGGTGTCGGGCATGCCGACCTGCCAGGACGGCGAGACGGAGCTCCTGGCCTGCCCCGGCGCGGATGCCGTCTGCCACGCGGACGCGTGCACCACGGCGTCGCCCCCAGGCGCGGGCGAGCTGGCCCTGTCGGAGGTGATGCACTCGCCGTCCGCCGGGACGACGGAGTACCTGGAGCTGACCAACACCAGCGCGAAGCTGTTGAACCTGCACACCCTGGCCGTGACGTTCGTGGACGGCGTGGGCGGGACCTCTGGCTTCACGGTGCAGCATGGCCGCGGGCTGCTGGTCGAACCCGGTGCCCGGGTGGTGCTCGCGCAGGACGCGAACGTGACGAGGAACGGGGGCGTGTACGCGAACCACGCGTACGGCACGGACGTGTCCATGGACAACACCGGCTCCATCACGCTCCAGCAGGGGACGACGACGGTCACGAGCCTGAGCTACACGAACGCCTTCCCTCAGACGACCGGCCGAGCCATGAGCCTCGCGTCCAGCATCGTGGGCACGGCGGGCAGCGAGCGGCCCTGGTACTGGTGCGAGTCGTCAGGAAACCTGGAGGGAGGGGACCGGGGCACGCCGGGCCTGCTCAACGACGACTGCGGCCTGAACGTCGAGAAGCCGGTGAACTACTGTGCCATCCAATACCCGAAGACGTTCCCGGCCGGGACTGACTACCCGGCGACCATCGCCCCCAACGTCGCCTACGACATCTTCAGTCAGTTCTACAGCTTCGACGTCACCACCCGGGCCCAGAACGGCAACGACTTCTATCCGGGCATCGAGGCGCAACTGGGTTACGGCACGGACGCGACCAACCCCGCGGACTGGACGTGGACGCAGGCCGCCTTCAACGCGGGCTATACCTCCCCCGGCGGCTCGAACAACGATGAGATGAAGGCATCGTTGAGCATCCCCACGGCCGGGACGTACCGCTACGGCTTCCGCTACCGGTTCACGGATGAGGGCTCGCCGTGGGTGTACTGCGATCAGAGCGGCGTCGCCGTGCCCCCTGCTGGCAACTACGGCTCCGTGACGGTGGCGCCGGCGGTGAAGCCGCCGCTGACGAACCACGTGGTCATCAGCGAGTTCTCCTCGAAGGGGGCAGGGGCGAGTCCCACCACGCCCAACCATTCCGATGAGTTCATCGAATTGTACAACCCGACCAATGCGGCGGTGAACCTGACGGGCTGGAAGATTCAGTACAAGAATGCGACGGGAACCTCCTACTCAAACTTGGTGGTGCTGGGCTCGGTGAGCATTGCCGCCCATGGTTACTACCTCATCGCGCATACAGGCTTTGTGGGAGCCGTGGTGCCAGACGCGAGGTATTCCACCGAAACCG
Proteins encoded in this window:
- a CDS encoding lamin tail domain-containing protein — its product is MSSPRFEVLARCLGLSVLCLGLSLGCSEPGVSPLPPPVVEGVVDAAASTVVVDRPTGVLANGQDAAAVTVTVLSKDGSRMPGRAVTVTVEGEGASIAVQAELTGINGETVAKVASTATGAKTVKASVKDLNGKTVPLTATATVEFIDPATTRLAFKQALPDGVAGVALGGLEVVLQDASGQPITDGTADVTLSLGSGGVVFPEGLLTVTAVDGVARFPDVVLKRAGANYHFIASAPGFEPASSTSFKVVPNVPAALAYNTLLESAVAGVAQDLQVTVQDAYFNTVTDYTGTVTLTSTDSAASLPAAHAYTAADEGLHTFAGITFQTAGSQRLMIDDGTSAIAFTLHVDVAAGPPAKLVFTQLPTPVSTRAPLGPVLVQLEDAFRNVVRVSTPTVKLSLPQAGFTLAGTTEAVPVDGVATFTTLSVAGHGLTHLVASADGLPDASSADIEVVDDVPPTKPVLTQTAATETGLTVQWTGVGDDGTQGPLTAQELRYATAPIDSDAAFEAGTLVDSGSPVPPGSVQSATLTGLTAGTTYHVALKVTDKRGNATRSDSLAVSTVNPQVTQLAFVSQPAGGRAGTALADVLVALQDARGDVVTTASSVVTLTLTGQPSFPSVAVAAVNGVATFQGLRVDTADTFTFTATVGALSLESQSFTMGAGPAAELVLSHFNDPVDAGSAQELSVAVTDAFGNLLRDYAGTVRFTSTDAQAVLPPDTTFTPVDEGQKLLTGLVFKTAGAQSLTGTDTATPALTATVDVDVRSTSAVSFEVIAAAGPFVAGHGLSYELVARDTYGNVAKDYASTVTFTSTDGQAVLPGAYTFTLVDEGRHTFSVELYTSGDQEVVAEDVAEGALKGSHTYSIVPAALDTLVLVSAPTTGSVRQALADVHVALRDAYGNTVSDTPTDVTLGLAGGSFSQANPTQTTVDGVATFAGLVVEAEGTYQLEAEGGGLPVATSGDLVITDVVAPAAAQGFTATALSGSSIRVGWAAPGDDGDLGTATRYELRYATAAITDATFDAATEATGVGTPQAPGTAESFTVSGLDAATTYFFALKTFDGAGNGSALATTSSGTTNPCTGVVCTPNDPSCAEDGTSLEVPTAVCVVVSGMPTCQDGETELLACPGADAVCHADACTTASPPGAGELALSEVMHSPSAGTTEYLELTNTSAKLLNLHTLAVTFVDGVGGTSGFTVQHGRGLLVEPGARVVLAQDANVTRNGGVYANHAYGTDVSMDNTGSITLQQGTTTVTSLSYTNAFPQTTGRAMSLASSIVGTAGSERPWYWCESSGNLEGGDRGTPGLLNDDCGLNVEKPVNYCAIQYPKTFPAGTDYPATIAPNVAYDIFSQFYSFDVTTRAQNGNDFYPGIEAQLGYGTDATNPADWTWTQAAFNAGYTSPGGSNNDEMKASLSIPTAGTYRYGFRYRFTDEGSPWVYCDQSGVAVPPAGNYGSVTVAPAVKPPLTNHVVISEFSSKGAGASPTTPNHSDEFIELYNPTNAAVNLTGWKIQYKNATGTSYSNLVVLGSVSIAAHGYYLIAHTGFVGAVVPDARYSTETAHMAGHVRIGPGSLGTSVTDAATVDKLAWGTTASSPEGSTAALYVSDPTGSLERKAVSTSTAVDMTMGGTDASRGNGLDTDQNGNDFVIRTARNPQNASSPLEFY